From the genome of Pelosinus fermentans DSM 17108:
TCCGACGGAAACCATTTCTAATAAACTCTCAGCGTTAGCACTATTTGATACACAGATTTTATTGCATGTCAGTCGCCCTGTACGCTGGGATAGCGATCATGTTGTCATTATGGATGATGAACTGCAAGAAATCGCTAAAGAATTAGTCCGTAATCAATTATTAGATAAAGTGCATATTGGGTTAGATTACTTCGATGCCAGTATCAATCGCATTGCTGCATGGATCATTGGCTCGCGCAACATGATTAAAGCACTGCTTCGTGCCATGTTAGAGCCGACAGATATGCTGAGAAAGGCAGAACTAGGGGCTGATTTTACGACTCGCCTGGCCATTTTAGAAGAACTAAAATCCTATCCTTTTGGTGCGGTTTGGGATTACTATTGTCAGCAAAATCAGGTTCCTGTGCGAGAAGCCTGGCTTACAGAAGTAAAACAATATGAGGCAGAGGTATTGCAGAAACGCTAATTACATAAAGAGTAGTCTATCGGAAAATCTCATTTAGGACGGCAAAGGATGAGCATAGCTAACGCTTCGCCGTTGTACTTAACCTACGCTTATAGTTATGCTCATCCTTTGCCTGTCTGTGGCTATAGATAGTTGCTTTCGAAAGAAACTGCAAAGAGTAATGGGAGGAATGGATATGAGTTTTATGATTGAGCATGAAATCCCTTTTGTGAGAGAGATGATGGAAGTTACCCGCAACCTGTGGGAAATGGGCTGGGGAGAACGTAATGGGGGGAATATTAGCTATCTGCTTAGGGAGGACATTGTAAAACAACACATGAATGTGCTGGATATAAAACGCAGTGTGGCTTTGCCCTTTCCTGTTCCGGAATTGGCAGGCAAATACTTTATTGTGACGGGGACGGGAAAATATTTTAAAAATGTAGTCATGAACCCAGAGGAAAATTTGGGCGTGCTTCGGGTTAATCGTGATGGAAATGGAATTGAAATCTTATGGGGCTATAAAGACGGTGGTTTGCCAACCAGTGAATTAGCGGCACATTTTATGAGTCATATCGAGCGTTTGAAAAAAGATGAAAATCACCGTGTTATTATGCATACTCATGCAACGAATGTACTGGCGATGACCTTTGTACATGATCTTGATGAAAAAAAAATCACGAAAACCTTGTGGCAGATGTGTACAGAATGTTTGATTGTTTTTCCCGATGGTATTGGAGTCATCCCATGGATTGTTCCAGGGACTAACGAAATTGGAAAAAGTACAGCTCAAAAAATGCAGGATTTTCGTTTAGTCATCTGGCCTCAGCATGGAATTTTCGGTGCAGGCAGAACCATGGATGAAACTTTTGGTTTGATTGAAACAGTTGAAAAAGCAGCGCAAATTTATATGTTAATCAGCTCTCATCAAGGCGGAGTGCAGCAAAGTCTTACCGATCAGGAATTAATTGATTTGGCAAAAGAATTTGGCGTGAAACCGGCAGCTGGAGTATTAGATATTCGGTAAGTACTCTTAATCAATTGAGATTGGAGGAGAGCAGGTTGACCTCAGATTATATTGTTCAATTAAAGCATGTCAGCAAAACATTTGGCGGCATTAAGGCGTTAGATGATGTTTCTTTAGATATTAAGCGTGGTGAAGTTCATGCCCTGGTAGGTGAGAATGGAGCAGGAAAATCCACCTTAATTAAGGTGTTGTCTGGTGTTCATTTTCCAGATGATGGTGCCGAAATCTATATTAATAATGAAAAAGTTATCATACGAAATCCAATGGATGCTATTCGCAAGGGAATTTCGGTTATTTACCAAGATATTAGTTTGTTTCCCAATTTAACGGTTGCCGAAAACATCTGCATTGGCAATGATGAAGTGTGGAAAAGGAAGCTGAATTGGTCTCAGATTCAGCAATTGGCTGAATCTGCCATTGCAAAAGTAGGGGCAGCGATTGATCCTGGCATGATGTTAAAAGATTTGAATTTGGCTTCCCAGCAAATTGTTGCTATTGCCAGAGCGATTAGTTTTAATGCCAGCTTAATTATTATGGATGAACCTACATCTGCCTTATCATCAGGAGAAGTGGAGAATTTGTATCAGATTGTTGATAATTTGCACAAAAACAACATAGCTGTTTTATTTATCAGTCACAAATTTGATGAAATCTATCATGTTGCTGCCCGCGTAACCATATTAAGAGATGGTAAATTTATCGCTGCTCATGATATACAGGATGTGGATCGTCCAGAATTAATACGGTTAATGGTTGGCAGGGATGTAGAATATATCTCCATGAATTCTGAAAAAATCTGGGATGAAGAAGTTTTAAAGGTGAATCATCTAAGTAAAAAAGGGAATTTTCGTGATATTTCTTTTTCTTTAAAAAAAGGTGAAATTATTGGGATTACAGGTTTAGTTGGTTCAGGGCGCAGCGAATTGGCAAAGGCAATCTTTGGTCTCAATAAGCCGGATTCTGGTGAGATCATCTTGAATGGCAGCGCTGTTACTATTGCTTCCTCCAATGATGCTGTTCAGCACGGCATTGGCTATGTGCCGGAAAATAGACAACTGGAAGGACTTATTGGTAAAAGCAGTGTCTGCCAGAATATTACCTTGCCCATTTTAAACAGTCTTTGCAATTCCTATAACTGTGTAGATGTAGCAAAAGAGAGGCTGCTTGCTCAGGAATATATTGAAAAATTAGATGTCAGGCCTAAAGATATGGACAAATTGGTTGGGCAGTTAAGCGGCGGCAATCAGCAAAAAGTAGTTCTGGCAAAATGGCTGGTTACAAAGCCCAAGATTTTAATTACAGATGAGCCTACAAGCGGCGTGGATATAGGAGCAAAAATTGAAATCCATAAAGTTCTGCGGCAATTGGCCAATAGCGGTATCGGTATAATCGTCATTTCCTCAGAACTGCCTGAAATAGTAGCAGTCAGTGACAAAATACTCGTTATGCGGCAAGGCAGCATTGTTAGTGTTATCGATAAAAATCATGCAACTCAGGAAGCCATTTTAGCAAAAGCCTTAGGTGCATAAATGGTAACTCTATTATGAGAAAAGGAGGATGCACGATGAGTTATTTGCTCAAAAAACGTGAGTTTGCCATGTTTATGATGCTTATGGTTATTAGTTTCTGTATATCACTCATAACTCCCGCATTTCTGACGCCGTCAAATTTGCTCAGTATCGTTATGAATAATATTATTTTAGCAATTATGGCTATGGGCATGACATTAGTCATTGTTACCTCAGGTATTGATGTATCCGTCGGCTCCCAATTGGGTTTTGCCGCTATATTCGTTGGTTTGGCAGCTTTAATTCCTGGTTCTAACATTGTTACCGTTCTGACTGTGGGAATTATCTGTGGAATTGTATTAGGGCTTTTAAATGGTATATTGATTGCCGGTGCTGAGATACCTGCCATCGTCGTTTCCTTGGGTACCATGAATATTTTTCGGGGAAGTTTGCTGCTGTATACAAATGGAAAATGGGTTACTTCATTGCCTGCCTGGTACACAAGCTTGTATAACACCACCGTAATGGGAATTCCCATTCCTATTATCATTTTGCTATTGGTCATTGGGGCAACGTATTTTATTGCCCAGTATACTCGGTTAGGACGCAGTATCTATGCCTTAGGCGGCAATCCTGCCATTGCATCACGGGTGGGTATCAATACAGGAATGGTAACCATGTTTGTTTTTGCCTATATGGGTGCATTAACGGGAATTGCCAGTATTTTATATGGGGCACAATTAGCAACCATTGATCCGAATGCAGGGACATCTTTTGAATTAATGGTTATTTCCGCTGTCGTTATCGGTGGTGCAAATGT
Proteins encoded in this window:
- the rhaD gene encoding rhamnulose-1-phosphate aldolase; the encoded protein is MSFMIEHEIPFVREMMEVTRNLWEMGWGERNGGNISYLLREDIVKQHMNVLDIKRSVALPFPVPELAGKYFIVTGTGKYFKNVVMNPEENLGVLRVNRDGNGIEILWGYKDGGLPTSELAAHFMSHIERLKKDENHRVIMHTHATNVLAMTFVHDLDEKKITKTLWQMCTECLIVFPDGIGVIPWIVPGTNEIGKSTAQKMQDFRLVIWPQHGIFGAGRTMDETFGLIETVEKAAQIYMLISSHQGGVQQSLTDQELIDLAKEFGVKPAAGVLDIR
- a CDS encoding sugar ABC transporter ATP-binding protein; amino-acid sequence: MTSDYIVQLKHVSKTFGGIKALDDVSLDIKRGEVHALVGENGAGKSTLIKVLSGVHFPDDGAEIYINNEKVIIRNPMDAIRKGISVIYQDISLFPNLTVAENICIGNDEVWKRKLNWSQIQQLAESAIAKVGAAIDPGMMLKDLNLASQQIVAIARAISFNASLIIMDEPTSALSSGEVENLYQIVDNLHKNNIAVLFISHKFDEIYHVAARVTILRDGKFIAAHDIQDVDRPELIRLMVGRDVEYISMNSEKIWDEEVLKVNHLSKKGNFRDISFSLKKGEIIGITGLVGSGRSELAKAIFGLNKPDSGEIILNGSAVTIASSNDAVQHGIGYVPENRQLEGLIGKSSVCQNITLPILNSLCNSYNCVDVAKERLLAQEYIEKLDVRPKDMDKLVGQLSGGNQQKVVLAKWLVTKPKILITDEPTSGVDIGAKIEIHKVLRQLANSGIGIIVISSELPEIVAVSDKILVMRQGSIVSVIDKNHATQEAILAKALGA
- a CDS encoding ABC transporter permease — protein: MSYLLKKREFAMFMMLMVISFCISLITPAFLTPSNLLSIVMNNIILAIMAMGMTLVIVTSGIDVSVGSQLGFAAIFVGLAALIPGSNIVTVLTVGIICGIVLGLLNGILIAGAEIPAIVVSLGTMNIFRGSLLLYTNGKWVTSLPAWYTSLYNTTVMGIPIPIIILLLVIGATYFIAQYTRLGRSIYALGGNPAIASRVGINTGMVTMFVFAYMGALTGIASILYGAQLATIDPNAGTSFELMVISAVVIGGANVLGGSGSLLGSLIGVLILGVLQNGIILMRIEPYWQNVVVGLILITAVTLDVVNNRKKEERKKVIYVAEEVKAGGSM